The window ATGTCTAAACACAATCCCTCAAGGGTATGATGAATCAGTTTCTCAACTAATATCATCTTCATGTGATAATCGTTTCTTCAACAAATTACCTGCTACATTTTTGGCAATCATTTCCTTCAATGAACGTAATATCTTAAAACCGAGCTATTTAAACTAAAACTCCAGACTATTCATCCGGCTTTAGTTCTCATTTCTCAGCATTTCAATCAACTTTCCCATAAATTGGGGCTGCAAAAGTAATAACAACTTTAACAATCTCCAAATATTTCGATAAAATTTATTCTTTTTTCTTTCTCCTCTATCTCTAACAATGAGCCTCAGCTCATTACATTTTATCAATACTTAACTCAAAAAACGGGACGGCAAAGATACATACTTTCGAAGCTCTTTTCCAAATATTTGTTGATAATTTCCTGATTCGTTTGATATCTAGTTGTTTATGAGACCTAAAATATCTAAAACTTTAGGTTCCCTCTGCAAAAAACCAAATAATATCTTTAGTTTTAAAGCTCCTAATGAAGCGTGTTCTCATCATAACTTATTATTGGCCTCCAAGTGGTGGTGCAGGCGTACAACGATGGCTAAAGTTCGTAAAATACTTACGGGAATTTGGTTGGGAACCCATCGTTTATACTGCTGAAAATGCAGAAATGCCTGTGATTGACGCTTCGCTTGAAAAAGATATCCCCAATAACATTACTGTTTTAAAAACTAAAATTTGGGAACCGTATAGTTTTTACAAAACTTTCATTGGTAAAAAGCAAAATGAAAAAATAAATGCTTCCTTTCTGTCAGAAAACAAAAAGCCCAGTATAACGGAGAAAATTTCAGTATGGATCAGAGGTAATTTTTTTATTCCCGATGCACGTAAATTCTGGATTAATCCCTCTGTAAAATACTTAAACGATTATCTGAAAAAGAATCCTGTGGATGCCATCATATCTACTGGTCCGCCCCATTCGATGCACCTCATAGCTTTGGGTGTAAAAAAGAATTTTCCTTCCATAAAATGGGTGGCTGACTTTCGCGATCCATGGACCAATATCGATTTCTATAAAGAATTAATGCTTTCTTCTTCGTCCGACAAAAAACATAAACGTCTCGAAAAAGAAGTGCTTAAAAACGCTGATTCTATTATCAGTATTGGTAACGGCATGAATGAAGAGTTTAAAACCATTCTTGGTTCAAATCCCGAAAAATTTACGGTTATCACTAATGGTTTTGATGAAGATGATTTGTATAAAGGATCTATCGAAACCGATAAAAAATTCTCCATTGCACACATTGGTACCCTCGTAAAAAGCCGCAATCCGGAGACTTTATGGAAGGTTTTAAAATCATTGTGCGAAATTAATTCCGACTTTAAAAACAATCTCGAAATTAAATTGGTGGGGAAAGTGGATTATTATGTAATGGAACGCCTGAAACATTATCAACTCGATTCGTTTATCCGTAAAATCGATTACCTGCCACACAATGAAGTGATAAAAGAACAACAAAAAAGCAAAGTGCTTTTGCTTCTTGTCAATAATACACCAAACGCTAAAAGCATATTAACCGGAAAAATTTTCGAATACCTTGCGGCTAATGTGCCAATTCTTGCTATCGGACCAACTGACGGCGATTTAGCAGCGATATTGAAACAAACACAAAGCGGACTCATCTCCGACTTTAACGATGAAAATTTATTAAAAGAAAATATTCTTAAAATTTTCTCGGGACAGAATATAACACCGGATAAAAAAGCAATTTCACAGTATTCAAGAAAGGAATTAACACGTACTTTAAGTTCACTCTTGGAGAAACTTTGTAACAAAAATTAATACTTTTGTAAAAAATAAGAACTCATGGGAAGGATATTTGAAAAACGAAAAGCAACCATGTTTAAACGCTACGCTAAAATGGCAAAAGCGTTTACCAAACTTGGAAAAGATATAGCAATGGCCGTTAAGGCTGGCGGACCACACCCCGAAAGTAATCCGCGCTTGCGTATGATTATGCAAAATGCTAAGGCTATTAACATGCCAAAAGCTAATATTGACGGGGCTATCAAACGCGCTTCAGAAAAAGATTCGGCGAACTATGAAGAAGTTATTTACGAAGGATACGCACCACACGGAGTTCCTGTTTTAGTGGAATGCAGTACCGATAATCCTACCCGCACGGTAGCGAGTTTACGTATGTATTTTAACCGCGCTGAAGGCGCTTTGGGAACTTCCGGCTCTGTAAGCTTTATGTTCGACCGTAAGGTGATGTTTAAAGTAGATTCCACAGGCTTGGATAAGGATACTACCGAATTAGATTTAATTGATTTCGGTGCCGAAGAATTAAACTGGGATGATGAAAATCATGAGTTAGTGATTCAAACTGCATTTACCGATTTTGGTAAAATGCAAAGCGCTTTAGAAGAGAAAAAATACATTGTAAAAGAATCTTCTAAGGTTTTTATTCCAACTACCACCACCGAATTAAGCCCCGAGCAGGAAGCTGAAGTTATGGCCATGATTGAGAAGGTGGAAGATGATGATGATGTTGTTGCTGTTTACCATAACATAGCTTAATACCCTGCCCTTTGAAAAAAAACTGGAAGATTAAAGATAATAGCAATGAGGAAACCGTTAGGAATTTGAAAGAAATCCTGAACGTCGACCGTATCATTGCTTCTCTCTTATTCCAGCGAAAAATATCAGGCTTCGACGAGGCAAAAAGTTTTTTCCGTCCCGATTTAAACGAACTACATGATCCGTTTTTGATGCGCGACATGGACAAAGCCATCGAACGCATTCAAAAAGCCATCAACAATAACGAACGTATTTTAATTTTTGGTGATTACGATGTTGACGGCACCACCTCTGTTGCGCTTGTTTACAGTTTCTTCAGAAAAATCACTACAAATCTCGGTTATTATATTCCCGATCGTTACAAAGAAGGCTATGGCATTTCCTTTAAAGGAATTGATTACGCTGCCGACAATGATTTCAGTTTAATTATCGCGCTCGATTGCGGTATTAAAGCCATTGATAAAATCAATTACGCCAATGAAAAAGGTGTAGATTTTATTATTTGTGATCATCACCTTCCGGGAGATGAATTACCAAAAGCACATGCGGTGCTCGATCCAAAACGAAACGATTGTCAATACCCTTACAAAGAGCTTTCCGGTTGCGGAATCGGGTTTAAATTAATTCAAGCGTATTGCCAAAAAAGCAATATTGCATTTGAGGAGTGTTTAAATTATTTAGACCTAGTTGCTACCAGCATTGCTGCCGATATCGTTCCTATAACCGGAGAAAACCGCATTTTGGCGTATTATGGTTTGGAGAAAATGAACTCCAATCCTCGTCCTGGAATTAAAGCGCTTATCGACTCCAATAAAATAACAAAAGTCTTAACGATTACGACCCTTGTTTTTATTGTGGGACCAAGAATAAATGCGGCAGGGCGATTGGAACACGGCTCTAAATCGGTTGAACTTTTAATAAGTGAAACTGAAGAAGAGGCCAACGAAATTGCTAAAAGCATCAATAACACCAATTCGCAGCGTAAAGATTTAGACCAAGGCACTACCATGGAAGCGCAGGTGATTCTGGAAAATGATCCGATGACCGAATTTAAAAAATCAACCGTGTTATTTAATCCGGGTTGGCATAAAGGTGTGATTGGAATTGTAGCCTCGCGTTTAATTGAAAAATATTACAAGCCTACCATTGTTTTAACCGAATCAGAAGGGAAAGCGACAGGCTCAGCACGCAGTGTGAAAGATTTTGATGTGTATGCCGCCATTGAGCAATGCAGCGATTTATTAGAGCAGTTTGGCGGACATAAATTTGCTGCGGGATTAACCATGAAGAAAGAAAATGTGCCTGCCTTTCAGGAAAAATTTGAACGTATAGTTGCCGGAAGTATTTTACCTGAGCAATTGATTCCTATTGTAGATATTGACATTGAAATTGAATTGCAGGAAATCAGTGAAAAAACCACACGCATATTACGTCAGTTTGCACCACACGGACCAGAAAACATGACGCCACTTTTTATGGCGAGAAATGTGTTGGATACAGGTTGGGGAAAAGTTGTAGGACAAAATCATTTGAAGCTTGAATTATTTCAAAGTGTAAATCCCAATGTACGCTTTCAGGCAATTGCCTATGATAAAGGAGACTTCTTAAGTTTCTTCCAGAAAAAAACACCGGTAGATATTGTATTTAAAATCCAGGATAACGAATTCAGAGGGGTTGTAAGTACTCAGTTAGTAATTGAGGAAATAAGAGTGAGTTAGGATTTTTGTTTGATGTTTGATGTTTGATGTCGCGAGGCGAAGCTCGTGATGGCGAGTGTTACCTCGCCATTTCTTGTTTTGTGTTAATCATTAAAGATAGCTTATTTTACCTTAAAAACAGTCCAACACTCAGTGTTCTCTGTTTCTCTGTGGTGAACATCAACAAACATATTACACTTAATATTTAACTCTTAATATAAAACACTAAACATATAACATTAAATAAAAAATGGTTAAGGATGCTTCTCATTTAGAATTTGTGATTCATTTAACACCATTACAATTATTTATTTCTTGTTTCACTTTAATTATTAATTGAGGGGTTAGAAATCTACGGTAGACCGCAGATTGGCATTCAGAAAAACCGGAGGAATTGATTATATTTGAGTTAATGAATGAGTTAAAAGAATGGAACACAGGTTCGATTCCCGTACGGGCTACTACAGATAAATTTAATAGTCATTTTATGAATGATTATTTAGCGGGTAAGCTAAAAGCAAAAGAAACAAACGACTTGTTCAGCACTAAAGAAAAGAACGAAACCGCACCACTAGTTTTCTCCATGCTAAATTTTTATCCCAATTTCTGAATAAAAATCTACGATAGACCGTAGATTACTAATGATAATTGTCCAATCATTGTATAATAGTAGGTTTAGTTATTATTTAAAAGGTTAATTTGAATTAATTCGAATACCCTTTGTTATGATAGGTATTTATGATAATTTATCCGCATTAATGCAGATAAATATGAATTAAGGCCAATCCTATGGAATTATAGTAAAATCGATAATTCCAGAGGATTTAGATCCTGAAAATCCAGCAAAAATCAGTATAAATCCGGATTATAATGTTTCGCTTTTGCATCAACAAACAAACACCTACATCTATCCCTTTTAATTAAGCCTTATTTGTTCTAAAGTATTTTTTTACGTTCTTATATATCCGACTATTTTCTTTTGCCTGGGATAAATTTAATTCGTTTGGCCTTCTTCCGATTTGCCATGTTTTATCAAAACGAAACTCAATAGCTTGTATAACTTTCATTTTGTCATTTACTTTAGCTTTAATTTCAATTAGCACATTGTCTTTTCCTAATTTTTTGAAAAGTTCCTTTTCAGCACAAGTATATCCAACTGAATCGGTTTTCGGTTTTGTTTTTTTTACCATATAATGAAGTTAAACCTTTAACGCTTTTTCTAAGCACTTGTTTATAAATTAATTTATAAAGAATGGCTAAACAAGTTACTATTCAAGATTTTCGATTTACATAAAAAGCTAAAGACTCACATTTATTCCTGTATCCTAAAGTAGATCTTTTAAAGTCATTTAAAAAAATAAATGATAAATAACGTTTTTAATTACTCATAAAATAGAAAAAAATAACCTTTAACTGCTTTTAACCCATCCCCTCTTCCATAACTAATAATTTACAATTAAAGGTTCTGTTATAGGTTCGATCAGGAACTCCTCATCAGTACAAAAAAAACATACGCCAGTACATTATAGAACTAAACTTTGAATATTAATTTAAAATTTAGTATTTTCAATTTTCTATGCGTAGAATCCTACACATAATATTAGTTATTTCCTTTTTCAATAATATTATTGCTCAAAACAATATAGATAGCCTTATAAAAATACTTCCAACTTTAAAAGAAGACACAAACAAGGTTAATGTACTCAAACAGATCAGTGTTAAAACCGTTTTCGGTGATCCTGCAAAAGGACTTATATACGGAGAAAAATCACTTGACCTTGCGAAAAAAATAAATTGGAAAAAAGGAATTGCCCTTGGTTATTCGTGTATTGGCGATGCTTACGAAAATCAAGGAAACAACGCTAAAGCATTGGAGCTCCGTTTAATTGAAGTAAAATTGTGGGAAGAATTAGACGACAAAAAATCACTGAGTGGAACATTAGGAAATATTGGTGTTTCTTACAGTAACCTTAGTGATAATCTCAATGCACTAAAATACTATACCGCTGCACTTAAAGTTGCGGAAAATATAGGATACAAAAAAGTAATTACCAATATGCTGATTAACATCGCCACTGTTTTCCAAGATCAGAAAAATTACAAAAAAGCAAAAGAATATTTTAATAAAGCTCTTCCACTTGCAATCGAAAGAAATGCCAAAAATTCTATTTCCATAATAAAAACTAATCTTGGTGTGATCAGTGTAGAAGAAAAAGAATTTGCCTTGGGTAAAACTTATTATTTTGAAGCTTTAAGCCTTGCCAAGGAGTTAGATAGAAAAATGTTTCAGGCTTTTATCTTGGCCAATATCGCTCAGGCTTATGCTTTACAAGGAGATTCCGCTTTATCAAAGAACAATATTGAGTATTCAAATAAAAAATTTAACGAAGCGATTGAATATCATGAAATGGCAAAAAGAGTAGCAAAAGAAATTGAACTTTATAATCTTATTGCGGGAATAGAAGGAAGTATTTGTGACATTTATACAAAACAAAAGAAATACAACAATGCGTTCAGTCATTTAAAGATTGCTGAAAAACTTGCGAATGAAACGAATTCAGCAAATGAAATAAAACTCAATCACGAGAGGTATTATAGACTTTACAAACTCACTAATAAACATGATTTAGCTCTAATGCATTTTGAAAAATTAATCCTGTTAAAGGATAGTGCAAAAATTGAAGTAGATAAAAAAGACCTGCTTGAGTTGCAGATAAAATTTGAGACCGAAAAAAAAGAAGCTGAAATCAAATCACTGACACAATCTAACAATATTTTATTGCTCTCTGCTACAAACAAAAAATACTTGATCTACGGTCTATCGATTATCTTAATACTTTTAGTAGGAATCGGCTTATTAGTCTTCAATCAATTCAAATTAAGATTAAAACAGGAAACAATGAAACTGGAACAAAAATTATTGCGTACTCAAATGAACCCCCATTTTCTATTTAACTCTATCACAAGCATACAAAATTTTATTTATGAACATCAGCCAAAAGAAGCTGGCGATTATCTTTCACGATTTGCATGGTTGATGAGATTGATATTGGAAAATTCTGCAAATGAATATATAAGTCTTGACAAAGAGATTGAAACGTTGGAATATTATCTTTCATTACAAAAATTAAGAATGAATGATAATCTAGATTACTCTATTGAAGTTGATTCTGATATCCAAACCAGTCAAATATCTTTGCCCCCAATGCTAACACAACCATTTATTGAAAACGCAATTGAACATGGTTTCAGAGGCATCAAAGAAACAGGAATAATTAAAATTCATTTTGCGATAAATAAAGATGTTTTACAAATTAAAATAATTGATAATGGAATCGGAATTGCTAGTGCTCAGCAACAAAAAGAACTTTACCATTCACACAAGTCAATGGCTATGCAAATTACGCAGGAACGTTTGAAACTTCTAAACAGATCGAAGAATAAAAAAATGATCTTTGAAATTAAAGAAATTGAACGTGAAGAAAAAAAAGGAACTGAAGTTATATTTTCAATACCTATCTAGTGGGGAAGCTACAGATCATATTAGTTGATGATGAAAAAAGAGTAAGAAATTCTTTACGCAAAGTTTTGCAATTAAATTATCCCGAAGCAGACATCATTGCCGAAGCTGATAACATTGCTGATGCCGAGAGTTTTATACGTACACTAAAGCCGGATGTTGTACTTTTAGATATAAAAATGCCGGGAGGAACAGGTTTTGAACTTCTAAACAAATTATTCCCTTTACAATTCAAAGTTATCTTCATCACTGCATTTAATGAATTTGCGATCAAAGCTTTTAAATATAGTGCCATTGACTATCTCATGAAGCCTGTCATTGCTAACGAATTAATAGAGTCGCTCAACAAAGCCAAACAAAAAATAAATACCGAAGAAGAGAATATCAAATTAAAAACATTGATCGAAAATCTCGGCTTCAAAAACAAAAAGATTGTTCTTAATACGCATGAAGCAACTCATATTGTCAGTTTGAATGAAATAATCCGATGCGAAGCGGAAAGAAATTATACATATTTCTATCTCCTTGATAAAAAACCAATATTAATGTCAGGAGGATTAAAGGAATACGACGGCTTGCTAAGTCCTGATGGTTTTATCAGATGCCATCACTCGCATTTGGTGAACCTGAGTTTTGTATCCAAACTAGATAAGAAACAAGGAGGTGTTTTAATTCTCAAAGATGGTTCTCATGTTCCTGTATCGAGCCGTAAATACGCCGAATTATCAGAGGCAATCAATAGTTTTAACAGCTAACTGTACAAAAAACACTTACTGCGGTACATTTTATCAAAAAGTAGTTCTTTTTTGCTTTAATTTTGATTAGCCCTCTTTATCATTATTTAAACTAAATACAATGAAAAATAATTTTACTATGTCAAAGATTAGCCTAATCACAGTTACTCTTTTTTCAATATTAAAGATTAACTCACAAACTACCTTCCAGTGGGCCAAAAACATGGGTGGTCCTTCTGCTGATCGTGCATATGCAATAGCTACAGATGCATCAGGAAACGTATACACAACAGGATCTTTTCAGGGTACATCAGATTTCGATCCGGGCGTAGGAATATTTAATTTAACTTCAACAGGAAGTAACGACATTTTTATTTCAAAATTAGATGCTAATGGTAATTTTTTATGGGCAAAAACCATTGGTTCTGCAGGTTCAGATGTTGGTAAAGGAATAAATATTGATGGTACAGGAAATATTAATATAACTGGATCTTTCCAGGGTACTGTTGACTTTGACCCTAACACTGGTACTACTAATCTTACATCGTTTGGTAGTAATGATATATTTGTTCTAAAATTAAGCCCCGCCGGAAATTTAGTTTGGGCAAAAAATATGGGAGGATCCTCTGATGACGTAGGTTACTCTATTTCAGCAGACGCGTCCGGAAACGTATTTACCTCTGGTTATTTTATGAGCACTGCAGATTTTGACCCTGCAGGAACAACTTATGCCCTTAACGCATCCGGAGGAAATCAGGATGGATTCATTTCTAAATTGGATGCTTCCGGAAATTTTGTATGGGCAAAACAAATCAGAGGAACAGGAAGCAGCCAGCAGGTTTTTGTAAACAGCATTACCTTAGACGGTGCAGGAAATATTTGTGTTGGCGGAAGTTTTATTGGAACAGTTGATTTCGATCCTTCTGCGACTTCATCTACAATCACTGCATTGAATATGGATATTTACATTATTAAACTTGATGCTTCAGGTAATCTGATTTGGACAAAAACAATGGGCGGTGTTAGCGGCAGCAATACAGCAAATAAAGTTGCAGTAGATGCGGCTAATAACATTTATGCTACTGGATATTTTGATCAAACAACAGATTTTGACCCAAGTGTTTCTGCGTTTACAATGACATCCGCCGGTGCAATTGATACTTATGTTTTGAAATTAGATGCTTCCGGGAATTTTGTTTGGGCAAAAAGAATGGGAAGTTCGTCATCTGATGAAGGAAAATCAATAGTAATAAGTTCAGCTGGCGAAGTATATACAACCGGATATTATAGTAATAACGCTGATTTTGATCCTGGTGTAGGCACCTATACTCTTTCTACTATTGGTGGGACCGGTATTTTTATTTCAAAGCTTGATGCATCAGGAAATTTTGCTTTCGCAAATGGAATCGGTTATGCCGGAGCTTCTGGTTATGATATTTCAGTATCTCCTTTTTTTGATATTTATGCGACTGGAAACTTCAGTCAAATTACAGATTTCGATCCAAGCGCCGGAACTTATACGCTTAATTCAAACGGTGGTGGTGGAAGTGATGATGTTTTTGTATTAAAGCTCGGTCAAACTGCTTGCCCTACTTTCAGTGTGAACTCATCAACTTCAAGCTTCACCTTAATGTGCGCTATTACATCACAAACATTGAACGCAATTAATACTAATAGTACAGCTAGTGTTACATATACCTGGACAGCCCCATCCTCAGCAACAACCACCGGGTCAAGTTATGTAGTGACTTCAGCTGGCGTTTATACAGTTTCTGCATCAGCACCAAGCACAACTTGCATCGTTACACAAACATTAGCTATTATACAAACTACAGGTAATGTTGCTTTTACAATTAATACAACAGGTTCAACATGTAACAATAATGGAACAGCGACTGTAAGTGTTACGAGCGGTACCGCTCCTTTCACATATACATGGTCAACTGGAAGCAATACAACCACTGCTTCAAGTCTTGCGCCAGGTACATATAGTTTAACTGTAAAGGACGCTAATCAATGTACCAAAACAAATACATTTTCAGTGATCAATGCTGCTGCTTCATTCTCTTCAGTTCCTTTATGCTTTGTAACTGTAGATTCCCTTTCTCAATTTAATGTAATCACTTGGGAGAAAACTTTATTCCCAACTGCTGATAGTTTCTTTGTTTATCGTGAAACGTCATCTAATGTTTACCAGCTCATCAAAGCATTACCATATAGTGCATTCAGTCAGGTAACAGATACTTTCCGCACAATGTATTTTCCTAGTACCGGCGATCCGAACATAGGAACTTATCGTTATAAGTTAATGACAAGAGACAGTTGCGGCAATTATAGTACTTACAGCCCTTATCATAATACTATCTTCATTGTTAACACAAGTGGTACTTTCTCTTGGCCGCAACCTTATTCAATAGAGGGGCAAGCAAATCCTGTTTCTTCTTATGTTCTTGAAAGAGATAATTTGTCCAATGGGACATGGACAACCATTGGCAGTGTAGCCGGAACCCAATCCTTTGTTATTGATCCTGCCTATACAACGTATCAATCAACTGCTTCATGGCGCGTAAGAACACTATGGAGCATTACATGTACCCCGTCACAAAAATCTTCATCATTTAATAGCAAATCATATTCAAACCGTTTAAAATACAATACTATTGGAATTAAAGAAAACAGTTTAGATACATACTTTATCATTAGTCCAAACCCGAGCTCAGGTTTATTTAATATTCAAACTGCACTTCAGGATATTTATGATGTTATAGTTTACAACAACATTGGTCAACTTGTTAAACAAAACACAAATTTAAAAGGCAACTATACATTTGACCTTTTTGGCTTTGCTAAAGGAATTTATAGTATTGTAATAAAGACAAATGGCAATTACAAAACCATTAAGATAGTAATCGATTAATTTTTTTTAAATTTTAAAACCAAAGGCTGCCTTTGGAGCAGCCTTTGGTTTTAATCAATTACAAATTGTTTCACTTTGGCTTCACGTATCCCCTCTTCCATACCGGCTGAGAGTTCGAATCTCTCAGTCTCCGCACACCCTATCTCATTTTACAATAAATATATACAAATCTCCGCTTTTTCTGAATGCCAATCTTGAGTGTACCGTATATTTTTAACAATATCATACTAGAGCTTCTCAATTTTGAAAAAATTACCTCAAAACATAACTTGTACTTCTACCGCCGCCTTCTTCTTTGGTAAGTATTTTCTTGTGCATTAAATCGTTTATATCGCGCAGGGCCGTATCGGCGGAGCATTTATTTATTTTGGCCCATTTAGAGGAGGTTAACTTACCTTCAAAGCCATCAAATAATTTATTGATCATTAAACGCTGGCGTTCGTTAATGATGGTTTTTGTATGCTTATCCCAAAATTTAGTTTTATTCAACACATTTTGTAAGCGTTTGTCGGTAGTAGTTAAAGCGCGTTGCAAACAATTTAAATACCACATTAACCATGGCGTGATGTCTAAATTTCCTTTCTGTGTTTTCTCCAGCATTTCGTAATACGCTTTTCGCTCCACACGTATCTGCGCCGACATACTATAAAATCGTTGCGCGTCTTCATCGGCGCGCGTTAATTGCATATCGGCTATGGCGCGCGCGATGCGTCCGTTACCATCATCAAAAGGATGTATGCTTACAAACCACAAATGCGCTATGCCCGATTTTATAACGGGATCTAATTCGTTTTGTGTGTTAAACCATTTCAGGAACAAAGTCATTTCTTTATTTAAACGCTTCGCATCAGGTGCTTCATAATGTACTTTTTCTTTTCCCAGCGCACCCGAAACAACCTGCATTGGACCTAAATCATTATCACGCCAGGCACCCGTTTTAATTTTATGCATACCGCTTCTTCCGGAAGGAAACAAAGAGGCATGCCATGCAAATAAACGTTCTTTGGTAAGAGGTTTCTGGTATTTCTGCGTGGCATCCAGCATCATTTCCACTACACCCTCTACATCTCTGTCGGCGGGCACAAGTCCGACTATGTCCATTCCCAAACGACGCGCTATGGAAGAACGCACCTGATCGGAGTTGAGTATCTCACCTTCTATTTCGGTAGATTTAAGCACATCCATGGTAAGCGTTTGTAAAGTAGATTCGTTACGCATGGCAAAACCCAGCAATTCCATGTAGCCTTTTAGCCGACCTTGTTGGTGACGAACAGTGGTGAGTAATGGCAATAAGGTGTGGATGTCCCAGGTAAAATTGGGCCATTGTTTATTTTGATGGATATAAGGACTATATAATCTCCGCATTTATGCGGTAAATATACGGCGTATTCTCCGCATTTCCAAAATTATTCTCCGCATTTTTGCGGTGATTATAGTCGTTATTCTCCGCATTTACCAATGAAAAGTGATTATTTTATTTCCCGCAGATGGCGCAGATTAACGCAGATAATTTATGAATGAAAGCGAGGCTTTGTGGTTTCACGCAGAGACGCAGAGATGTGGTATCACACGGATTTATCCAACGTAACGCAATGAAGATGGAGACGTAAAGGCGCGGAGATTTTAATTTCCCGCTGATAGCGCAGATTAACGCAGATAACAAACTAAAACTCTGTGCTCTCTGGTTCTCAGTGGTGAAACACTAAACAAAACACATCAGCCCACCGAACTCGCAGCCACATACGCTGTACTCCAAGCATTCTGAAAATTAAAACCACCGGTAATTCCGTCGATATCTATTACCTCCCCGCAGAAATATAAATTGGGCATGATTTTACTTTGCATGGTCCTGAAATCAATTTCCTTTAAGTTGACGCC is drawn from Bacteroidota bacterium and contains these coding sequences:
- the recJ gene encoding single-stranded-DNA-specific exonuclease RecJ translates to MKKNWKIKDNSNEETVRNLKEILNVDRIIASLLFQRKISGFDEAKSFFRPDLNELHDPFLMRDMDKAIERIQKAINNNERILIFGDYDVDGTTSVALVYSFFRKITTNLGYYIPDRYKEGYGISFKGIDYAADNDFSLIIALDCGIKAIDKINYANEKGVDFIICDHHLPGDELPKAHAVLDPKRNDCQYPYKELSGCGIGFKLIQAYCQKSNIAFEECLNYLDLVATSIAADIVPITGENRILAYYGLEKMNSNPRPGIKALIDSNKITKVLTITTLVFIVGPRINAAGRLEHGSKSVELLISETEEEANEIAKSINNTNSQRKDLDQGTTMEAQVILENDPMTEFKKSTVLFNPGWHKGVIGIVASRLIEKYYKPTIVLTESEGKATGSARSVKDFDVYAAIEQCSDLLEQFGGHKFAAGLTMKKENVPAFQEKFERIVAGSILPEQLIPIVDIDIEIELQEISEKTTRILRQFAPHGPENMTPLFMARNVLDTGWGKVVGQNHLKLELFQSVNPNVRFQAIAYDKGDFLSFFQKKTPVDIVFKIQDNEFRGVVSTQLVIEEIRVS
- a CDS encoding glycosyltransferase family 4 protein; protein product: MKRVLIITYYWPPSGGAGVQRWLKFVKYLREFGWEPIVYTAENAEMPVIDASLEKDIPNNITVLKTKIWEPYSFYKTFIGKKQNEKINASFLSENKKPSITEKISVWIRGNFFIPDARKFWINPSVKYLNDYLKKNPVDAIISTGPPHSMHLIALGVKKNFPSIKWVADFRDPWTNIDFYKELMLSSSSDKKHKRLEKEVLKNADSIISIGNGMNEEFKTILGSNPEKFTVITNGFDEDDLYKGSIETDKKFSIAHIGTLVKSRNPETLWKVLKSLCEINSDFKNNLEIKLVGKVDYYVMERLKHYQLDSFIRKIDYLPHNEVIKEQQKSKVLLLLVNNTPNAKSILTGKIFEYLAANVPILAIGPTDGDLAAILKQTQSGLISDFNDENLLKENILKIFSGQNITPDKKAISQYSRKELTRTLSSLLEKLCNKN
- a CDS encoding histidine kinase, whose translation is MRRILHIILVISFFNNIIAQNNIDSLIKILPTLKEDTNKVNVLKQISVKTVFGDPAKGLIYGEKSLDLAKKINWKKGIALGYSCIGDAYENQGNNAKALELRLIEVKLWEELDDKKSLSGTLGNIGVSYSNLSDNLNALKYYTAALKVAENIGYKKVITNMLINIATVFQDQKNYKKAKEYFNKALPLAIERNAKNSISIIKTNLGVISVEEKEFALGKTYYFEALSLAKELDRKMFQAFILANIAQAYALQGDSALSKNNIEYSNKKFNEAIEYHEMAKRVAKEIELYNLIAGIEGSICDIYTKQKKYNNAFSHLKIAEKLANETNSANEIKLNHERYYRLYKLTNKHDLALMHFEKLILLKDSAKIEVDKKDLLELQIKFETEKKEAEIKSLTQSNNILLLSATNKKYLIYGLSIILILLVGIGLLVFNQFKLRLKQETMKLEQKLLRTQMNPHFLFNSITSIQNFIYEHQPKEAGDYLSRFAWLMRLILENSANEYISLDKEIETLEYYLSLQKLRMNDNLDYSIEVDSDIQTSQISLPPMLTQPFIENAIEHGFRGIKETGIIKIHFAINKDVLQIKIIDNGIGIASAQQQKELYHSHKSMAMQITQERLKLLNRSKNKKMIFEIKEIEREEKKGTEVIFSIPI
- a CDS encoding response regulator transcription factor, translated to MGKLQIILVDDEKRVRNSLRKVLQLNYPEADIIAEADNIADAESFIRTLKPDVVLLDIKMPGGTGFELLNKLFPLQFKVIFITAFNEFAIKAFKYSAIDYLMKPVIANELIESLNKAKQKINTEEENIKLKTLIENLGFKNKKIVLNTHEATHIVSLNEIIRCEAERNYTYFYLLDKKPILMSGGLKEYDGLLSPDGFIRCHHSHLVNLSFVSKLDKKQGGVLILKDGSHVPVSSRKYAELSEAINSFNS
- a CDS encoding YebC/PmpR family DNA-binding transcriptional regulator, whose translation is MGRIFEKRKATMFKRYAKMAKAFTKLGKDIAMAVKAGGPHPESNPRLRMIMQNAKAINMPKANIDGAIKRASEKDSANYEEVIYEGYAPHGVPVLVECSTDNPTRTVASLRMYFNRAEGALGTSGSVSFMFDRKVMFKVDSTGLDKDTTELDLIDFGAEELNWDDENHELVIQTAFTDFGKMQSALEEKKYIVKESSKVFIPTTTTELSPEQEAEVMAMIEKVEDDDDVVAVYHNIA